In the Oncorhynchus keta strain PuntledgeMale-10-30-2019 chromosome 14, Oket_V2, whole genome shotgun sequence genome, one interval contains:
- the utp15 gene encoding U3 small nucleolar RNA-associated protein 15 homolog yields MASFKSTKIPIYPKLGEKVTPDTLYWKNYKAPVQIKEFGAVTSIDFSSLAPHNYAVTASTRIHIYGPFSTEPVKTFTRFKDTAYSGKFRSDGQLLVAGCEDSVVRLFDVSGKVALRVFKGHTKGVHVTDFTSDCYHILTGSDDYTCRLWDIPNSTELTSYKEHTDYVRCGITSKLNRDIFITGSYDHTLRVFDARVEKSVMTMDHSQPVESVLLYPSEGLLVSAGGRYVKVWDLLKGGQPLVSLKNHHKTVTCLSLSSNGQRLLSASLDRHVKIYNTTNYKVVHNFDYAASILSLALAPDDESIVVGMTNGVLSIKHRKSPEEKREMAGKRRMQPVYRIFVKGRNYVPKKDDFLVSKPVKSHLAKYDKQLKKFNISKALDTALESWRRNRKPEITVAVMKELDRRGTLKNALAGRDEQNLSQLLHFLIVNVVDPRFTPVLVTATEMILDIYQAVVGQSSVVDRQLVRLQELVEREVDYQQDLLEVLGMLDTLFAASLPRKEVPCPGSSRPNGLAEGSLGAPGPQLQAA; encoded by the exons ATGGCTTCATTCAAATCTACAAAAATCCCAATATATCCCAAACTTGGAGAGAAAGTTACTCCGGACACATTATATTGGAAAAACTACAAG GCCCCAGTCCAGATAAAGGAATTTGGAGCAGTCACAAGCATTGACTTCTCCTCCCTGGCACCACACAACTATGCAGTGACTGCTTCTACACGG ATCCACATCTACGGACCGTTTTCTACGGAGCCAGTCAAGACATTTACTCGCTTCAAGGACACGGCGTACAGCGGAAAGTTCCGGTCAGATGGTCAGCTCTTGGTGGCAGGATGCGAGGACTCCGTGGTGCGGCTATTTGATGTCAGCGGCAAGGTGGCGCTCAGGGTGTTCAAAGGGCACACAAA GGGGGTGCATGTAACAGATTTCACCTCAGACTGTTATCACATCCTGACGGGCTCAGACGACTACACTTGTCGCCTGTGGGACATCCCCAATTCCACTGAACTGACCTCATACAAGGAACACACAGACTATGTCCGCTGTGGCATCACCAGCAAACTCAACAGAGATATCTTCATAACCG GCTCCTATGACCACACACTAAGGGTGTTTGATGCCAGAGTGGAAAAGAGTGTGATGACCATGGACCACAGCCAGCCCGTGGAGAGCGTTCTGCTCTACCCCTCTGAAGGACTACTGGTTTCAGCAG GAGGGCGGTATGTGAAGGTGTGGGACCTGCTGAAGGGAGGTCAGCCTCTGGTGTCACTGAAGAACCACCACAAGACCGTcacctgtctcagtctcagcagCAACGGACAGAGactgctctctgcctccctcGACAG GCATGTGAAAATCTACAACACAACCAACTACAAGGTGGTTCATAACTTTGACTACGCCGCCTCCATTCTCAGTCTGGCCCTGGCT CCTGATGACGAATCCATTGTCGTTGGGATGACCAATGGCGTCCTGAGCATTAAACATAGGAAGAGCCCTGAGGAGAAACGGGAAATGGCTGGAAAACGGAGAATGCAGCCAGTGTACCGCATCTTTGTCAAAGGAAGAAACTACGTCCCAAAAAAG GATGACTTTCTTGTCAGCAAACCAGTGAAGAGCCATCTGGCCAAATACGACAAACAGCTGAAGAAATTCAACATCTCCAAGGCCTTGGATACCGCCCTGGAG tCGTGGCGGAGGAACAGAAAGCCTGAGATCACGGTGGCGGTGATGAAGGAGTTGGATCGCCGAGGAACTTTGAAGAACGCTCTGGCCGGACGAGACGAGCAGAACCTCTCTCAACTCCTCCATTTCCTGATTGT GAATGTAGTTGATCCCAGGTTTACACCTGTCCTCGTCACTGCCACTGAGATGATTCTTG ACATCTACCAGGCAGTGGTGGGTCAGTCTTCAGTAGTGGACAGGCAGCTTGTACGTCTCCAGGAGCTAGTGGAGAGAGAGGTTGACTACCAGCAGGACCTCCTGGAAGTTCTGGGGATGTTGGATACTCTATTCGCCGCATCCCTCCCCAGGAAAGAGGTGCCTTGCCCAGGCAGCAGCCGGCCTAACGGCTTGGCAGAGGGGAGTTTGGGGGCTCCGGGACCACAGCTCCAGGCCGCCTGA